Within the Trichocoleus desertorum ATA4-8-CV12 genome, the region GCTCAGAGCCTAAGTACAGCCCTAGTGAAGACACAACGAAGCCAATCAACTGTGGCTTTAGGTTGTGGCTTTGGGTCATTGTGGTTTCAGGAATGCTTAAGAAGCAAATCTTGCCTACAATCAGCTTGACAGTGGCGTTCTGCTAATCTCTCGATCGCTTGCAACAACTGCCCCTGATCCCAGCCTTGATAAAGAGAAGCTGCGATCGCACATCCCCCTGCACCGACGCCTTCTTTCACATATCCTTGCTCATAGGCTTGCAACTGAGGGTAGCGAGCAGCTGTAAATTGGAGCTGTGTGGCTAAGAGAGGAACCGTTCCAATCAGTGTTGCTAAACCAACCGTGTCGCCTGTAGCATCTTCCGCAACCCAACGAGTGGTGCCAACTACAATCTGCTCCGGTTGCCATGACAAGGCATAAGTAGTGGCGATCGCTCGTAACAAAGCATAAACCGCTAGCATTTGCGTGCCTCCAGCCAGCATGACACCACAACTCTGACTGGCTGCGATTGCCATGCCTGCCACTACAATTTGCATCGGATCGCCCACTGCCGCTACCAACTGAAGCGGATCAACCCTTGAGGCAATGAGACCTGCTTGCTGCAACCCTGCCTGAACAATGGCCCACTTTTGAGTATGGTTGCAGGTGGGATGACTGCTATTAACCTTGCCAGCCGCAGCCATACCTAGACCTGTCAAGATTGCTAAAGCCGTCGTAGTACCACCAACCACACATTCTCCCAAAATTAAATAACCCTGAGGAACTTGGGCAGCGAGCTGCTGTCCCCAAGCCAAGCCTTGCTCCAAAAGATGTTGAACGATTGGTAGCTTCAAAGCTTGCCCTTGGCTCAAGCAAGCCGCAGCAGTGCCACCCAAATCAATGCAAGGAACCGTTGGTGACACGGGTAACCCCGCGTTAAATAAGTACAGAGGAATCGCTTGGGCCTCGACTACAGCTCGTGAAATCAGAACTGGAGACGCGCCAGCGTGGAGAGGCGGTAGAGAATGCTGAGGATGCGCTTGAGGGCCATGATAGAGAAATTCAGCATCGGCGATCGCTGTGTAAAGTCGGTCTTGCGGAGTCGCACCAGCAGCAGAAATGCCTGGAATTAAACCCGTGGCTGTAAACCCTAACACACAGGCAAATACAGGAGAGCGGTGTTGATAGCGTTGGAGCCATTGCTGTCCCCATTGCGCTTGCGTATACACCCGAATCATGGCGGATGAGGTCATTAATCAACCTCGTAATCCAGAATCACCTGTACCCACTTAGGAGGCGCTGGAATCGGGTTGCCCAGTCGCTCTAACAAGAGCCAAGCCGCCAGATGGACGATAAATAGGTAAACAATATTGTTAATCACAATCATGACAGCCGCGATCGCCTGAACCAGAGCTAACTCAGGCTGAATCAGTAACCCTAGCTTCACGAAGCCCCATTCCACCAGCTCGGTAATCTGAGTCGTGATATAAGCCCACAAGTCGTCGCCCAACAAGAGCGACACCAACCAAATGCGAAAAAAGAAGCCGAAAGTACCAATAATGGTGCCAATACTGATAGAAACAAACCAATTAGCCTGACGCCGCCATAAAGCTCCTAATTGAACTCCCAACAGCCCAAAGGGAATAAAAAATAGAATGCTACGGGTAGGCCCCATCAGCACTGATAGCAGCAATCCTGAAACCAGAGCTGACATCCAGGCTGCCCGATGGCCCCAGCGCAAGTAGACCAGAGCGATCGGAACCGGAAAAAAAATTCGCAACAACGGTCCCATTGGGAAATAATAGTTGACCAGCCAGATTAAGCTAGCGGTACTAGCCAAAAATGCGGTCTCCACCATTGCTAAGGGAGCCCCAGCTTGGACATGAGGTTCAGCTAGAGCTAATGGAGTTTGGGGCTCAAGAGAATGGGCGGCTCGCCCAGCTTCTGTAGACGGGGTAGAATCCGCTGAAGCCTTGGGCAACCTCTCTGGTAGACTTCCTGGTAGCCTTTCTGGCCGTCTCTCGGAAGGGCGGTCTTCGGAAGAATCACTCATGCACAGTTCGGTAAGCTAGCAGATCTACTCTATACATAAACTTTAGAACCTATCAGCAGACTCGGCGAGCCTAGTCAGAAGAACTGCCATGAAGCGATCGCAGTCTCAACTGGTGTAGCTAGATAAGCTGAGATGATCACGCCAACTAGACCAAAAGCCGCTCTAGAGCATGCATGTCGGGGATGCAGAGAATCTCGCGATCGCGCACAATTAATTCTTTCTTCTCTAGCTTATTCAAAACCCGCGTGACAGTTTCGCGAGCAAGACCGCTCAAGCTACTAAGTTCCCGGTGCGGTAAGTTAGGAATCTCAACCCCTTTTTGGCTGCGTTTTCCCTGACCTTCAGCCAAAAACAACAAGATGTCAGCTACCCGCGAGGTACTATCCGACTCACGCAGCCGCAACCGTCGATTCACCTGACGCAGTCGCCGAGCCATCAACTGAGCGAGTCGAATTCCCGCCATTGGCTCTGAATTAATTAACTGAACAAAGTCCTGCGCTGGCATATTACCAATAACAGTCGGAGCCAATGTAATCACGTCTGTGGAACGAGGCACTTCATCGAGAGGAGCCATTTCACCAAACAACTCACCCTTACCCAAAATGTTTAGGGTTACTTCTTTGCCATCCAGGTTGTAAGTGCGAATCTTAACCCAGCCATCCAAAATGAAGTAAACAGAGCTACCCCAGTCATTTTCCAGCAAAATCACCTGACCGGATGGATGGGTGCGCATGACCACATGTGCAGTGGCCTTATCGACCATAGCCTCCGGTAAGCCTTCAAAGAAAGGAGCAGCGCGAATTAGTGTAGGGCTAGAGTGAAGTTCACGAGGGCTATACCGATCTTCCATGGGGCCATTGCAATGTAATTTCTATCAATCAGTAAGGCTGGATGGCCCATAATCTTAAGGCCAACTGGTTCAGATTAAGCCTTAAAACACTAGGACAGTAGAAAAATGTCATTGTGACTAATCCGTCAGACTAGCAGGAAATCCACAGCAATAATAGCTTATATCAACCGCCGTAAAACCCACATGCTTTAGCGCTGAGAGATCAGGCAGTGAGCCGGAGGCAAACAGATTGGGTGTCGCGTTGTTAAGATAAATTTGCCAATCTATTCCTTGCGATCGCAAGACAGCAGTAAATATGAAGATTAATCACTAGAACTTCGCTAAGCTCTGATTAACTTCCAGCTAACCTCTACACTGTAGCCTTACATCCCTAGGGAATTGCTCAAACTTACATTTTGGTCTAAGTTCTGGATAGTACAGGATCAACGATTGGCAAGCCCGCTCTAGACTAGAGGAAACTAAGCAGCTCCCATTGGGCAAACTAACCTTTGAAGTATCCAGAGCCGTAATCGCTCTATACCTGTCAAGTTCTAGTCAGGGGTTCCATCGTGACTTCTCAGAAGGACCAAATCCAAACACTGATCGCTG harbors:
- a CDS encoding DUF2232 domain-containing protein; translation: MSDSSEDRPSERRPERLPGSLPERLPKASADSTPSTEAGRAAHSLEPQTPLALAEPHVQAGAPLAMVETAFLASTASLIWLVNYYFPMGPLLRIFFPVPIALVYLRWGHRAAWMSALVSGLLLSVLMGPTRSILFFIPFGLLGVQLGALWRRQANWFVSISIGTIIGTFGFFFRIWLVSLLLGDDLWAYITTQITELVEWGFVKLGLLIQPELALVQAIAAVMIVINNIVYLFIVHLAAWLLLERLGNPIPAPPKWVQVILDYEVD
- a CDS encoding TIGR00303 family protein, with protein sequence MIRVYTQAQWGQQWLQRYQHRSPVFACVLGFTATGLIPGISAAGATPQDRLYTAIADAEFLYHGPQAHPQHSLPPLHAGASPVLISRAVVEAQAIPLYLFNAGLPVSPTVPCIDLGGTAAACLSQGQALKLPIVQHLLEQGLAWGQQLAAQVPQGYLILGECVVGGTTTALAILTGLGMAAAGKVNSSHPTCNHTQKWAIVQAGLQQAGLIASRVDPLQLVAAVGDPMQIVVAGMAIAASQSCGVMLAGGTQMLAVYALLRAIATTYALSWQPEQIVVGTTRWVAEDATGDTVGLATLIGTVPLLATQLQFTAARYPQLQAYEQGYVKEGVGAGGCAIAASLYQGWDQGQLLQAIERLAERHCQADCRQDLLLKHS
- a CDS encoding Crp/Fnr family transcriptional regulator, which translates into the protein MEDRYSPRELHSSPTLIRAAPFFEGLPEAMVDKATAHVVMRTHPSGQVILLENDWGSSVYFILDGWVKIRTYNLDGKEVTLNILGKGELFGEMAPLDEVPRSTDVITLAPTVIGNMPAQDFVQLINSEPMAGIRLAQLMARRLRQVNRRLRLRESDSTSRVADILLFLAEGQGKRSQKGVEIPNLPHRELSSLSGLARETVTRVLNKLEKKELIVRDREILCIPDMHALERLLV